Proteins co-encoded in one uncultured Bacteroides sp. genomic window:
- a CDS encoding LacI family DNA-binding transcriptional regulator: protein MKAKVSIKTIAEQVGVSTTLVSYVLNNKNENRISKEVAAKIRQVAKELNYQPNQIARSLKSQKTFTIGLIVADIANPFSSQMARIIEDEAKKNGYSVIFGSSDESEKKTRDLITLLINRQVDGLIVALPEHCEDQVLYLKESGIPFVLIDRYYPSIPSNFVAIDNYDAARKAIIHLQSYGHKRIGVISYQTSLFHLNERVRGAVDLLKEQAMVGEVRIDHTDEDVANAIKGFLADENPVDAIFATTNLLTICGLKYINGLGLKIPDQLAVVGFDETDAFDLFYAPVTYVKQPMAELGLKSVRILLDAIEKKGSSIESAIFETELVVRKSSVVTL, encoded by the coding sequence ATGAAAGCCAAAGTATCCATAAAAACTATTGCAGAGCAAGTTGGGGTTTCTACAACTTTGGTGTCGTATGTACTTAACAATAAGAACGAGAACAGAATAAGTAAAGAGGTTGCTGCCAAAATAAGACAAGTGGCTAAGGAGCTTAATTACCAGCCTAACCAGATTGCACGGAGTCTTAAATCACAAAAAACATTTACCATTGGTTTAATTGTAGCCGATATTGCAAATCCTTTTTCTTCTCAGATGGCACGTATAATTGAAGATGAAGCTAAAAAAAATGGATATTCGGTAATCTTTGGCAGTTCGGACGAGAGTGAAAAGAAAACCCGAGACTTGATTACGTTGCTAATCAATCGTCAAGTGGACGGATTAATCGTTGCATTGCCCGAACATTGTGAAGATCAGGTTCTTTACCTGAAAGAGTCGGGCATACCGTTTGTGCTGATTGACCGTTACTATCCCTCAATTCCTTCTAATTTTGTGGCTATTGACAATTATGATGCTGCCAGAAAGGCAATTATCCATTTACAGTCATACGGACATAAGCGGATTGGGGTTATATCTTATCAAACATCTTTGTTCCACCTTAACGAACGAGTTAGAGGCGCAGTTGATTTATTGAAAGAGCAAGCCATGGTTGGAGAGGTTCGTATTGACCATACTGATGAAGATGTAGCCAATGCAATCAAGGGATTCCTTGCTGATGAGAACCCTGTTGATGCTATCTTTGCCACAACGAACTTACTTACTATCTGCGGGCTGAAGTACATTAATGGTTTAGGCCTTAAAATTCCTGACCAACTGGCAGTTGTAGGTTTTGATGAAACGGATGCTTTTGATCTTTTCTATGCTCCGGTAACTTACGTTAAGCAACCTATGGCCGAACTTGGCTTAAAGTCTGTGAGGATTCTGCTTGATGCCATAGAAAAGAAAGGTTCTTCTATTGAATCGGCTATTTTTGAGACAGAACTTGTAGTCCGTAAATCTTCAGTTGTTACCTTATAA
- a CDS encoding carbohydrate kinase has protein sequence MKTKDLEKQRIVCYGEVLWDIFPTKTKPGGAPMNVAYHLQKFGVDSQMISRVGADDAGQKLLNLLNEWNIPTTYCQIDEAHETGKVEAIAGENDEMTYVIHQPVAWDYISSDPAYDELVAGADAFVFGSLVTRNETSRDTLYRLLEKANYKVFDINIRPPFYSVETIKYLLAKSNLLKLNHSELELIITWFWDQSGTEEESVRFLQKEFNIYEVIVTKGSKGANYYTLTESYSYPAFPVTVKDTVGSGDSFLAAFLAKKVQNETPEIGMIYATALGAFVASHEGACPSYNLAQLMDFQLQRLSIL, from the coding sequence ATGAAAACAAAAGACCTTGAAAAACAAAGAATTGTGTGTTATGGCGAAGTACTTTGGGATATTTTCCCTACTAAGACCAAGCCGGGCGGAGCACCTATGAACGTGGCTTACCATTTGCAGAAATTTGGTGTAGACAGCCAAATGATCAGCCGAGTAGGAGCCGACGATGCTGGCCAAAAATTATTGAATCTGCTCAATGAATGGAACATTCCAACTACCTATTGCCAGATTGACGAAGCTCATGAGACAGGAAAAGTGGAAGCTATTGCCGGCGAAAATGATGAGATGACTTACGTTATTCATCAACCTGTTGCATGGGATTATATTAGTTCCGATCCAGCATATGATGAATTGGTAGCCGGTGCCGATGCTTTTGTATTTGGTAGCCTGGTAACTCGTAATGAAACTTCACGCGATACTTTATATAGATTGTTGGAAAAAGCTAATTACAAGGTGTTTGATATAAACATACGTCCTCCTTTTTATTCAGTTGAGACGATTAAATATTTGCTGGCAAAGAGTAATCTATTGAAACTTAATCATTCAGAATTAGAGCTTATTATCACCTGGTTCTGGGATCAGTCTGGCACAGAGGAAGAATCAGTTCGGTTTCTTCAGAAAGAATTTAATATTTATGAAGTGATAGTAACCAAGGGAAGTAAAGGAGCTAACTATTACACATTAACAGAATCTTATTCATATCCTGCATTTCCAGTAACAGTAAAAGACACTGTTGGAAGTGGCGATTCTTTCCTTGCAGCTTTCTTAGCAAAGAAAGTTCAGAACGAAACACCTGAGATTGGTATGATTTATGCCACAGCACTTGGCGCTTTTGTTGCCTCTCACGAAGGAGCTTGCCCTTCTTACAATTTAGCTCAGTTAATGGACTTCCAGCTGCAGCGTCTATCTATTCTATAA
- the fucP gene encoding L-fucose:H+ symporter permease produces MQLPNLKPAKTLTVAADLSMEKKNSYVLPLVLIISMFFMWGMAGNLNDILIKQFKKSFELTDLQSGFVQSAFYMGYFLLAIPASIVMRKYNYITGIIIGLILYAAGAFLFFPAAENNSYAFFLFALFVIASGLAFLETAAGPYVLALGKPETATFRLNLAQSFNPIGCVTGVLVGQHFILTGVEYTKEELAKMSPEALKAYYLTEAHSVQTPYLIIGAIILLFAIIIAFTKFPTIKDEETANTSSTRNTLKLLLSKKSFKQSVIAQFFYVGAQVCIWSYLIRYIQSTIPGTPEKGAANFLTISLVVFTLGRFIGTGLLKKIKDNKLLSIYALINVVLTAVGILFPGTIGLWALVGTSFFMSIMYPTIFSLGMKDLGEHTKLGASILVMAIIGGAVLTLAMGRLSDMAGIANSLLIPLLCFVFVAYYGIKGYKDKA; encoded by the coding sequence ATGCAACTACCAAATTTAAAACCAGCGAAAACATTAACCGTTGCAGCCGATCTGTCAATGGAGAAAAAAAACAGTTACGTGTTACCACTTGTTCTTATTATCAGTATGTTCTTTATGTGGGGCATGGCCGGTAACCTGAACGATATCTTAATCAAACAGTTCAAGAAATCATTTGAGCTGACCGATTTGCAATCAGGTTTTGTACAATCAGCTTTTTACATGGGATATTTCCTTCTTGCTATTCCGGCATCGATCGTGATGCGCAAATACAATTACATTACCGGTATCATCATTGGTCTGATATTGTATGCAGCCGGAGCATTCTTGTTCTTCCCTGCAGCAGAGAACAACTCATATGCATTTTTCCTGTTTGCCCTGTTTGTAATTGCTTCCGGACTTGCATTTCTGGAAACAGCAGCCGGTCCTTATGTTCTTGCATTAGGAAAGCCCGAAACGGCTACTTTCCGTCTGAATCTGGCACAATCATTTAATCCAATCGGATGTGTAACAGGCGTGTTGGTAGGTCAGCACTTTATCCTTACCGGAGTTGAGTATACCAAAGAAGAGCTGGCTAAAATGTCGCCCGAAGCCTTAAAAGCTTACTATCTTACAGAGGCTCATTCCGTGCAGACTCCTTATTTAATCATCGGTGCCATAATTTTATTGTTTGCTATAATCATTGCATTCACTAAATTCCCTACTATCAAAGATGAAGAGACAGCTAATACTTCTTCTACAAGAAATACACTGAAACTCTTGCTGAGCAAGAAATCTTTCAAGCAATCAGTTATTGCACAGTTCTTCTATGTGGGAGCTCAGGTATGCATATGGAGTTATCTGATCCGTTACATTCAGTCAACAATTCCGGGAACACCAGAGAAAGGTGCTGCTAACTTCCTGACTATCTCTCTTGTAGTCTTTACCCTTGGCCGCTTTATAGGAACAGGATTGCTCAAGAAGATAAAAGACAATAAATTACTTTCGATCTATGCTCTTATCAATGTGGTTCTTACAGCAGTTGGAATCCTTTTCCCTGGAACAATAGGTCTTTGGGCATTAGTGGGCACCAGTTTCTTCATGTCAATCATGTATCCTACTATCTTTTCATTGGGTATGAAGGATCTTGGCGAACACACAAAGTTGGGAGCATCCATACTTGTAATGGCAATTATCGGTGGAGCCGTACTTACCCTTGCAATGGGCCGTTTGTCTGATATGGCGGGAATCGCTAATTCACTGCTTATTCCACTTCTTTGCTTCGTGTTCGTAGCCTATTACGGCATCAAAGGATACAAGGATAAAGCTTAA
- a CDS encoding carbohydrate porin yields the protein MKKLLQLFIIIAMPLCAKAQVVITNTNFSMGTTGRIGVGASPTGEGNMWKPLNLSGQGSLAGRMEQSDYFDLLPALHFTPKLIGRDSTNVTFQARLGMYSANGQFMGNVSTRSADGLTFILPEAFVEARNIMGSRWSAWAGARFRRYDDIHICDYFYFDDHSAQGFGASYKTTELTMLMPASTDSAGVYPYNYKVTVAGATNPAIRQRMVWIGEHTFEMNNGNKLKLLGEYHYVSATSDNASIKYPSDNGWVAGAKFTTPLKTAMPGSFNDISVRYGTGIANGGDNGNTFTWATYGAPNDEGRYTGAYSLTMVEHFLINPSKKFSINGYGVFTQSKGGSSSTNKDTYFNGSQIYNRKRDIVAGFRTLYYATDWLHLIGEVHYAVRKDGDNPDAAMWKFSFAPTIAPVGQRSAWCRPHIRFVCSLARYNDYARDHNYSPFLQVNQKRWGTYIGVKAEWWIF from the coding sequence ATGAAAAAATTGCTTCAACTATTTATAATAATAGCAATGCCATTGTGCGCTAAAGCTCAGGTGGTAATTACAAATACAAATTTTTCAATGGGAACCACAGGACGAATCGGAGTTGGTGCATCACCAACGGGCGAAGGCAACATGTGGAAGCCGTTAAACCTTTCCGGTCAGGGTTCACTGGCCGGACGCATGGAGCAGTCAGATTACTTTGATCTGTTGCCTGCGCTGCACTTCACTCCGAAACTTATAGGGAGGGACAGTACAAACGTAACCTTTCAGGCCCGATTGGGGATGTATTCTGCCAATGGACAATTTATGGGCAACGTAAGCACTCGCTCGGCAGACGGACTAACCTTTATTCTTCCCGAGGCTTTCGTTGAGGCCCGGAACATTATGGGTAGCCGTTGGTCTGCCTGGGCAGGCGCACGCTTTCGCCGCTACGACGACATACACATTTGCGACTATTTCTACTTTGACGATCATTCAGCCCAGGGATTTGGAGCAAGCTATAAAACAACAGAGCTAACCATGCTGATGCCGGCTTCCACAGATTCTGCAGGTGTTTATCCTTATAACTATAAAGTCACTGTTGCCGGAGCTACCAATCCTGCAATCAGACAACGTATGGTTTGGATTGGAGAGCATACCTTCGAGATGAACAACGGGAACAAACTAAAGCTGTTGGGCGAGTATCATTATGTGTCAGCCACTTCGGATAATGCTTCCATAAAGTATCCTTCCGATAATGGTTGGGTGGCCGGAGCTAAATTCACCACCCCTTTAAAGACTGCGATGCCTGGTTCGTTCAACGATATTTCAGTGCGCTACGGAACAGGTATAGCCAATGGTGGGGATAATGGGAATACCTTTACATGGGCCACTTATGGTGCACCCAATGATGAAGGACGTTACACCGGTGCATACTCCTTAACCATGGTAGAGCATTTTCTGATCAACCCCTCAAAGAAGTTCAGTATAAACGGATACGGAGTCTTCACCCAGAGTAAGGGAGGTTCATCCAGTACAAATAAAGATACTTATTTCAACGGATCGCAGATTTATAACCGGAAGAGAGATATTGTTGCAGGATTCAGAACTCTATATTATGCAACAGACTGGCTGCACCTCATTGGAGAAGTACATTATGCAGTGCGTAAAGATGGCGATAACCCCGATGCAGCAATGTGGAAATTCTCCTTTGCACCCACTATTGCTCCGGTAGGACAACGTAGCGCATGGTGCCGGCCTCACATTCGTTTTGTGTGCTCGCTGGCTCGTTACAATGACTATGCCCGTGACCATAATTACTCTCCGTTTCTGCAGGTTAACCAGAAACGTTGGGGAACATATATCGGCGTGAAAGCAGAATGGTGGATATTCTAA
- a CDS encoding sugar phosphate isomerase/epimerase family protein has translation MKVKFGASILSWIPPNWTAEGGSYAIQKTAAAGFDLLEILLPPSMDIDTQTVKKQLKDHNLGAVCTFNLPASCHIPFYPKEATLMMKAMLNKTADLDLNFMGGVLHSGIGVFSGEPKTEKEEDTVCEVWADVADYAQKLGITIGIEPINRYESYVCTCAEETLHMIERTKAPNLALHLDTFHMNIEEDNFYNPVIAAGERLKHIHMTESNRGMLGEGNVDWDSLFRGLATIDFTGNLVLENFTSQVEGMASAVSLWRPSKYNASELAAGSLQFMKAKASEFGLL, from the coding sequence ATGAAAGTAAAATTCGGGGCCTCAATCCTGTCATGGATTCCCCCCAATTGGACAGCAGAAGGTGGCTCTTATGCCATACAGAAAACCGCTGCAGCAGGGTTCGATCTTTTAGAGATCCTTCTGCCTCCATCAATGGATATTGATACACAAACAGTAAAGAAGCAGTTAAAGGATCACAATCTCGGAGCAGTGTGCACCTTTAATCTTCCGGCCAGTTGTCACATACCGTTTTATCCCAAAGAAGCCACTTTGATGATGAAAGCGATGCTTAACAAAACAGCCGATCTTGATCTGAATTTTATGGGTGGAGTGCTTCATAGCGGGATAGGAGTGTTCAGTGGTGAGCCAAAGACCGAAAAAGAAGAAGATACCGTTTGCGAGGTGTGGGCCGATGTGGCCGACTATGCTCAGAAACTAGGTATTACTATTGGTATAGAACCCATCAACCGCTACGAAAGTTACGTTTGTACCTGTGCGGAAGAAACATTGCACATGATAGAGCGTACCAAAGCTCCCAATCTGGCTTTGCATCTGGATACATTTCACATGAACATTGAAGAAGATAACTTCTACAATCCGGTGATTGCCGCAGGCGAAAGGCTGAAACATATTCACATGACAGAGAGCAACCGTGGCATGCTGGGCGAAGGAAATGTAGATTGGGACAGCCTGTTCCGTGGATTGGCAACCATAGACTTTACCGGAAATCTGGTTCTGGAAAACTTCACTTCGCAGGTAGAAGGCATGGCAAGTGCTGTTTCTTTGTGGAGACCTTCTAAGTACAATGCTTCTGAACTGGCAGCAGGAAGTTTGCAGTTTATGAAAGCTAAGGCATCAGAATTCGGCTTGCTGTAA
- a CDS encoding homocysteine S-methyltransferase family protein, giving the protein MGDSSFVTTFHTSPIILTEGAIVERLRREYQIPLDDNIVHAGLIYNDTYRQMLADIYKQYLDVAEAFQLPIMLMTPTRRVNNERVARSVYKDKNIIADNVAFLSQLKSDYTVPVYIGGLVGCRGDAYEPSESLSSDEAMDFHLPHLEAFRKAGADYLFAGIMPALPEATGMAKAMETTGLPYIISFMICKNGTLLDGTSIHNAIASIDANTKVNPLCYTVNCVHPDILHQALSVPDNNTPLVRARFMGIQANASNLSPEELNECTCLKSSSATELADSMMALHRDFPLKIIGGCCGTDNTHLRRFAELFSCNIIR; this is encoded by the coding sequence ATGGGAGATTCTTCCTTTGTAACAACATTCCATACTTCTCCGATAATATTGACAGAGGGAGCTATTGTAGAACGATTACGCCGTGAATATCAAATACCTTTGGATGATAATATCGTTCATGCCGGATTGATTTACAATGATACATACAGGCAAATGCTGGCCGATATTTATAAGCAATATCTGGATGTTGCTGAGGCTTTTCAGTTGCCGATAATGTTGATGACACCTACCCGAAGAGTCAACAATGAACGGGTAGCCCGCTCGGTATACAAAGACAAAAACATAATAGCCGATAATGTAGCATTTCTTTCTCAGCTGAAATCAGATTACACTGTTCCTGTTTATATCGGTGGTTTGGTTGGTTGCAGAGGAGATGCTTACGAACCATCGGAATCTTTGTCCTCCGATGAGGCTATGGATTTTCATCTTCCTCATCTGGAAGCATTCAGGAAAGCTGGTGCCGACTATCTGTTTGCCGGAATAATGCCTGCATTGCCCGAAGCAACTGGCATGGCAAAAGCTATGGAAACTACAGGACTTCCATACATTATAAGCTTTATGATCTGCAAGAACGGAACTTTACTCGATGGAACATCAATTCACAATGCAATAGCATCAATTGATGCCAATACAAAAGTCAATCCTTTATGTTATACAGTAAACTGTGTGCATCCTGATATCTTACATCAGGCTTTGTCTGTTCCCGATAATAACACACCGTTAGTGCGTGCTCGTTTTATGGGAATACAAGCTAATGCATCTAACTTGAGTCCGGAAGAACTGAATGAGTGTACTTGTTTGAAGTCTTCGTCTGCCACAGAACTGGCAGATAGTATGATGGCTTTGCACCGGGATTTTCCTCTGAAGATTATTGGGGGCTGTTGTGGTACGGATAATACGCATCTGCGTAGATTTGCGGAATTGTTTTCGTGTAATATTATCCGTTAA
- a CDS encoding HU family DNA-binding protein has product MAFRYRVKTKRPALKDKEVKYYAVPIRNEKVQIYKLAEELTKRCSLTKGDILSTLVGLVDLMEEHLHNGDSVCLDNLGIFTLSATSDGFDSPEECTPSKVRAQKICFRADNKLKKNLQFVKFEKDKHDIE; this is encoded by the coding sequence ATGGCATTCAGATACAGAGTAAAAACAAAACGCCCGGCACTGAAAGACAAAGAAGTAAAATACTACGCAGTTCCTATCCGCAATGAGAAAGTACAAATTTATAAACTGGCCGAAGAGCTTACCAAAAGATGTTCACTTACAAAAGGTGATATCTTATCCACACTGGTGGGATTAGTTGATTTAATGGAAGAACATCTTCATAACGGTGATAGTGTATGTCTGGATAATCTGGGTATTTTTACGCTCTCTGCTACCAGCGATGGTTTTGATTCTCCCGAAGAATGCACACCCTCAAAAGTGAGGGCACAGAAAATTTGCTTCCGGGCTGATAACAAACTAAAAAAGAATCTTCAGTTTGTAAAGTTTGAAAAAGACAAACACGACATAGAATAA
- a CDS encoding T9SS type A sorting domain-containing protein, with protein MKRNIFLITFSFITLFTQAQNFAPIGANWYYNGSDQGAAPTNSVYIHFESVKDTIVKGQLTRKIERTYYHFRGSVSRLEPLYVYNSTDTVFLYNPQKESFGKFYIFNRNKGDTLTLDAPYGDEDYSLLEKTTYRVVIDSVASATYNGKQVKKYWARGLDGFQYWGNSSFMDYIGGLDWFFPRRVMMPEADGPLRCYNDNNFGVSFTSLPCDYMLTNGIPEVSSEEVSVYPNPTSDKFKVNALSGILKVELFDLNGVLRFQGNNLENDISKLETGNYLLKIELKDKTIVFRKIIKK; from the coding sequence ATGAAAAGAAATATTTTCTTAATAACATTCTCTTTTATTACGTTGTTTACTCAGGCCCAGAATTTTGCTCCAATAGGAGCCAATTGGTATTACAACGGATCAGATCAAGGTGCAGCACCGACTAATTCTGTGTATATTCATTTTGAATCAGTAAAAGACACAATTGTAAAAGGACAATTGACGAGAAAAATTGAAAGAACATATTATCATTTTCGAGGATCAGTTTCAAGATTAGAGCCTCTTTACGTTTATAACTCAACGGATACGGTATTCTTGTATAATCCTCAGAAAGAGTCTTTCGGCAAATTCTATATTTTTAATAGAAACAAAGGTGATACTTTGACTCTGGATGCACCTTATGGCGATGAGGACTATTCATTATTGGAAAAGACGACCTACCGGGTGGTTATCGATTCTGTTGCATCCGCGACTTATAACGGCAAACAAGTAAAGAAGTATTGGGCAAGAGGACTGGATGGATTTCAGTATTGGGGCAACAGTTCGTTTATGGATTATATCGGTGGTTTAGATTGGTTTTTTCCAAGACGTGTAATGATGCCTGAAGCGGATGGTCCGTTAAGATGTTATAATGATAATAATTTTGGCGTTAGCTTTACCTCACTTCCTTGTGATTACATGCTAACAAACGGTATCCCTGAAGTTTCAAGTGAAGAAGTATCTGTTTATCCCAATCCAACCAGTGATAAATTTAAAGTCAATGCACTATCGGGCATTCTGAAGGTAGAATTGTTTGATCTGAATGGAGTTCTAAGATTCCAAGGGAACAATCTTGAAAATGATATCTCAAAATTAGAAACAGGAAACTATCTTTTGAAAATTGAACTGAAGGACAAAACCATTGTTTTTAGAAAAATAATAAAGAAGTAA
- a CDS encoding AraC family transcriptional regulator, with protein MEIKSSTREEYLKRVNVVVDYINNHLDEELDLQKLAEMSNLSTYHFHRIMKAFLGETLGAYIIRVRLETAVRLLRYTDLPVEQIAYSVGYEMPSSLSKSFKQFYDITPLEYRNNKNFVIMKPVQLNPELKLKSPKVIELETKKAIYIRLTGAYSELDFCGAWGKLWAYVKENKLFSAGIEHISIYHDDPKVTTSEKLRTDVCLVLPNPAEPKGEIGVKEIAGGRYAVFLYQGPYTNLGIVYDTIFAKWLPDSGYELRNAPLYEKYINDPSRTEEAKLKTEIYIPLQ; from the coding sequence ATGGAAATTAAATCGTCAACACGGGAAGAATATTTGAAAAGAGTGAATGTTGTAGTAGATTACATCAATAATCACCTCGACGAGGAACTCGATTTGCAAAAGCTGGCTGAGATGTCAAACCTTTCAACTTATCATTTTCATCGAATCATGAAAGCTTTTCTGGGCGAAACACTTGGAGCTTACATAATAAGAGTAAGGTTGGAAACCGCCGTCCGTCTGCTTCGGTATACCGACCTTCCCGTGGAGCAAATAGCCTATAGCGTGGGGTATGAGATGCCTTCTTCTTTATCGAAATCGTTCAAACAATTTTATGATATAACTCCTTTAGAATACCGTAACAATAAAAACTTTGTAATCATGAAGCCAGTACAATTGAATCCTGAATTAAAGTTGAAATCGCCCAAGGTGATTGAATTGGAAACTAAGAAAGCAATTTATATCCGTTTAACCGGAGCATATTCCGAACTCGACTTTTGTGGAGCATGGGGTAAACTTTGGGCTTATGTGAAAGAGAATAAACTTTTCTCGGCAGGCATTGAACATATCAGCATTTATCATGATGATCCTAAGGTCACCACCTCTGAGAAACTTCGCACAGACGTGTGCCTTGTTCTTCCAAACCCTGCAGAACCGAAAGGAGAAATAGGAGTGAAGGAGATTGCCGGAGGTAGGTATGCTGTTTTCTTGTATCAAGGTCCTTATACAAACCTGGGAATTGTGTATGACACCATCTTTGCCAAGTGGCTGCCCGATAGTGGATACGAACTTCGTAACGCTCCGTTGTATGAAAAGTATATCAATGATCCTTCACGCACGGAAGAAGCCAAACTGAAGACGGAGATTTATATTCCGTTGCAGTAA